The proteins below come from a single Psychrobacter sp. PL19 genomic window:
- a CDS encoding DNA-3-methyladenine glycosylase encodes MTSSKSSPPQITILDSSWFTRPTCVVAGDLVGKILCRQLTDSDGSQKVLRMRISETEAYIGEDDGSVQAHVAKGKEKSEIMYREGGVFYVYLTYGIHHMLNLISGPSESPESVLIRAGFLTVNSDRLVEEQLLSADKQLTHPKQLAGPGKLTKRLQVNRDLYGKSISPESEVWVEDDGCQPPVSLRPRIGIDYAGDAKDWLLRYIWTDHPSLSKK; translated from the coding sequence ATGACATCCTCTAAATCCTCACCTCCCCAAATAACTATACTAGACTCCTCTTGGTTCACCCGCCCAACCTGTGTGGTTGCTGGCGATTTGGTTGGTAAAATACTATGTCGACAGCTGACAGATAGTGATGGCTCACAAAAAGTGCTAAGGATGCGGATCTCTGAAACTGAAGCTTATATCGGCGAAGATGATGGATCAGTTCAGGCGCATGTGGCAAAAGGAAAAGAAAAATCTGAAATCATGTATCGCGAAGGGGGCGTATTTTATGTATATCTGACTTATGGCATTCATCATATGCTTAACTTGATCAGTGGGCCTTCAGAATCACCAGAATCGGTTCTTATACGGGCGGGGTTTTTAACGGTCAATAGTGATCGACTGGTAGAGGAGCAATTGCTCAGCGCGGATAAGCAGCTGACACATCCTAAGCAACTTGCCGGCCCCGGAAAATTGACTAAGCGTTTGCAAGTCAATCGGGACTTATATGGCAAGTCTATCAGTCCAGAATCTGAGGTTTGGGTTGAGGACGATGGTTGCCAGCCGCCAGTATCGCTGCGACCGCGTATCGGTATTGATTATGCTGGCGATGCCAAGGACTGGCTATTACGTTATATATGGACCGATCATCCCTCTTTATCAAAGAAGTAG
- a CDS encoding glutathione S-transferase — protein sequence MTSSLHRLYSFRRCPYAMRARLGLLFAEVQVELREITLKNKPVQMLAISPKGTVPILQVFDATVDGAVIEESREIMTWALEQKDSQGLLDAKVLPQANTLIEQNDNDFKHWLDRYKYADRHFEMTQTEYRQRGEAFLQILEELLAKNHYLLGDSATIADIGIMPFVRQFAHVDRDVFYSLPYPKLQLWLQHWLEHPLFLQAMTKFQPWQEGDDLVVFPTSLGLLDGVCLPHPQ from the coding sequence ATGACTTCCTCACTGCATCGCCTGTACTCTTTTCGTCGCTGTCCCTATGCCATGCGTGCCCGTCTCGGCCTGTTGTTTGCCGAAGTGCAGGTGGAGTTGCGGGAGATAACTCTGAAAAATAAACCAGTGCAGATGCTAGCGATTAGCCCGAAAGGCACTGTGCCTATTTTACAAGTTTTTGATGCTACTGTGGATGGTGCTGTGATTGAAGAAAGCCGAGAGATAATGACTTGGGCGCTTGAGCAAAAAGATTCACAGGGGCTATTGGATGCAAAGGTTTTGCCTCAGGCCAATACTTTGATCGAACAAAACGACAACGACTTTAAACATTGGCTAGATCGCTATAAATACGCCGACCGTCATTTTGAGATGACCCAGACCGAGTACCGGCAGCGAGGTGAAGCCTTTTTACAGATTTTAGAAGAGTTGTTGGCTAAAAATCATTACCTGCTGGGGGATAGTGCGACCATTGCCGATATTGGTATCATGCCTTTTGTCCGCCAGTTCGCTCATGTAGATCGTGATGTTTTTTACAGCTTACCTTACCCGAAGCTGCAGCTATGGCTACAACACTGGTTGGAGCACCCATTGTTCTTGCAAGCTATGACCAAATTTCAGCCATGGCAAGAAGGAGATGACCTGGTCGTTTTTCCTACATCATTGGGCCTGCTTGATGGGGTGTGCTTGCCTCATCCGCAGTAG
- a CDS encoding DUF3817 domain-containing protein, whose translation MPGLKKEQHTALKNLTVIGYLEGTSFLLLLGIAMPLKYMMGIPEGVKYIGMAHGVLFIAYILMLMVVVNKIKMPLWVMPAGVLGSFLPFGPFIFDHLLKKSLKKDVKKAN comes from the coding sequence ATACCCGGTCTTAAGAAAGAACAACACACCGCTTTAAAAAACCTCACGGTTATAGGCTACCTAGAAGGCACCTCTTTCTTGTTATTGCTCGGCATCGCCATGCCACTAAAATATATGATGGGTATTCCAGAAGGTGTGAAATACATCGGTATGGCACATGGGGTATTGTTCATCGCCTATATCTTGATGCTTATGGTCGTCGTCAACAAAATCAAAATGCCACTCTGGGTCATGCCCGCGGGCGTACTTGGATCGTTCTTACCGTTTGGCCCGTTTATATTCGACCATTTGTTGAAAAAGAGCTTAAAGAAAGATGTGAAGAAAGCAAACTAA
- the purC gene encoding phosphoribosylaminoimidazolesuccinocarboxamide synthase codes for MQKQQLLYKGKAKSVYETDNNDFLILHFRDDTSALDGQRIEQLARKGVVNNRFNTFIMQKLAEAGIETHFEKQLSADEVLVKRLEMIPVECVVRNFAAGSLVRRLGLEEGQVLTPPTFELFYKDDALGDPMVNESLAVTLDWATEEQLAKMEELTYRVNEVLKKLFDAGDLMLVDFKLEFGVFHDRIVLGDEFSPDGCRIWDKNTKKKLDKDRFRQSLGDVIEGYEEVAKRIGVPLS; via the coding sequence ATGCAAAAGCAACAATTGCTATATAAAGGCAAAGCTAAATCTGTCTACGAAACTGATAACAACGATTTTTTGATTTTACACTTCCGTGATGATACCTCAGCTCTTGATGGCCAGCGTATCGAGCAACTAGCACGTAAGGGTGTGGTTAATAACCGCTTCAACACTTTTATTATGCAAAAACTAGCGGAAGCGGGTATTGAAACCCATTTCGAAAAGCAATTGTCTGCCGATGAAGTATTAGTCAAACGTCTAGAGATGATTCCGGTTGAGTGTGTGGTACGTAATTTTGCTGCTGGTAGCCTGGTACGCCGTTTGGGATTAGAAGAAGGCCAAGTGCTAACACCGCCGACCTTTGAGCTATTTTATAAAGACGATGCACTCGGCGATCCGATGGTTAATGAATCGCTAGCAGTAACCTTAGACTGGGCAACAGAAGAGCAGCTAGCAAAAATGGAAGAGCTGACCTATCGAGTTAATGAGGTACTTAAAAAGTTGTTTGATGCTGGTGATTTAATGTTAGTAGATTTCAAACTAGAATTTGGCGTCTTTCATGACCGTATCGTTTTAGGTGATGAGTTCTCCCCAGATGGCTGCCGTATTTGGGACAAGAACACTAAGAAAAAATTAGATAAAGACCGTTTCCGCCAGTCATTAGGGGACGTTATTGAAGGTTATGAAGAAGTGGCCAAACGTATTGGTGTGCCATTAAGCTAA
- the dapA gene encoding 4-hydroxy-tetrahydrodipicolinate synthase has protein sequence MSTAYDDIKIQLQGSMVALVTPMHPDGTVDYKHLADLIDWQIEQGTHCLVAVGTTGESATLSMQEHSDVIRYFVKHVKGRVPVIAGTGANNTTEAIKLTQDAKEAGADCALLVAPYYNKPPQEGLYQHYKAIAAAVDMPQMLYNVPGRTVVDIAQATVERLADIDNIVAIKDATGSVARGEQLIKAVGSRMVVLSGDDGTALDLMKVGAKGNISVTANVAPKAMSETFTAALRGDFTAANNIHDVIKHLHRDLFIDSSPIPTKYALHKMGMIDTGIRLPLVWLAEEHHATIDNALVRANLL, from the coding sequence ATGAGTACAGCATACGACGACATCAAAATCCAACTACAAGGCTCAATGGTAGCGTTAGTAACGCCCATGCATCCTGACGGCACAGTCGACTATAAACATCTGGCAGATCTCATAGATTGGCAAATCGAACAGGGTACCCATTGCCTAGTCGCCGTTGGTACTACTGGTGAATCGGCGACCTTGTCCATGCAAGAGCACAGCGATGTCATTCGCTATTTTGTTAAGCATGTCAAAGGTCGTGTACCCGTAATTGCGGGGACGGGTGCCAATAATACTACTGAAGCAATCAAGTTGACTCAAGACGCCAAAGAGGCTGGTGCGGACTGCGCATTATTAGTAGCCCCTTATTATAATAAGCCGCCCCAAGAAGGTTTGTATCAACATTATAAAGCCATTGCGGCTGCAGTTGATATGCCACAAATGCTCTATAATGTACCAGGACGTACCGTAGTTGATATTGCTCAAGCGACCGTTGAACGCCTAGCGGATATTGATAATATTGTTGCGATCAAAGATGCAACCGGCTCTGTCGCTCGCGGTGAACAATTAATCAAAGCGGTGGGTAGTAGAATGGTGGTGTTATCAGGTGATGATGGTACCGCGCTTGATTTAATGAAAGTAGGCGCTAAAGGTAATATTTCTGTCACTGCTAATGTTGCCCCAAAAGCGATGAGTGAGACCTTTACAGCCGCACTACGTGGTGATTTTACCGCTGCTAATAATATACATGATGTCATCAAGCACCTACATCGCGACCTATTTATTGATTCTAGTCCTATCCCTACCAAATACGCACTACATAAAATGGGTATGATAGATACTGGTATTCGTTTGCCGTTAGTATGGTTGGCTGAAGAGCATCATGCGACCATTGATAACGCTTTGGTACGGGCAAATTTACTATAA
- a CDS encoding Do family serine endopeptidase has protein sequence MPKQRSTRKMHNWLQRSTLALAIGTTMMVSVSAATMPKAHAAVTTADFSDLVQQVTPGVARVNVTKTVSEEELAKAQTAELLRQFFGDKIRIPEQAVTPAIEYAYGTAFFVTTDGYMLTNHHVIVGADKITVTLNDRTELDATVIGSDERSDVAVLKVTGREFPALPIGDSNIIKVGEPVLAIGSPFGFDYSASAGIVSAKSRNFSRETSVPFIQTDVALNPGNSGGPLFNQRGEVIGINSRIFSGTGGYMGLSFSIPIDAAMDIYQQLKTNGEVKRAYLGIYPQDIDRNLAEAYKLARPQGALLTRVSPDSPAQQSGLKSGDIILQYNDIQIMRASDLLNLINRARPNDSFRALIQRDGKQMSMAGKLSHAPKDVQAQGRDQQDDDVSLGLRLRSLTPEEQAELAADNKTGILVTAVDPTGLAARSGILAGDVITNFHQKPIKKLTDFSSAISALPKKGVVTIEVMRQGLPSIIGLRIE, from the coding sequence ATGCCTAAACAACGCAGTACTCGTAAGATGCATAACTGGCTACAGCGCAGTACTCTGGCGCTAGCTATTGGCACCACCATGATGGTTAGTGTCAGTGCTGCGACCATGCCAAAAGCACATGCAGCAGTGACTACCGCAGATTTTTCAGATCTGGTACAGCAAGTAACCCCAGGGGTGGCGCGCGTTAATGTGACCAAAACGGTTAGTGAGGAAGAGCTGGCCAAAGCCCAAACCGCTGAACTACTACGGCAGTTCTTTGGTGATAAAATACGTATTCCTGAACAAGCGGTGACCCCAGCGATTGAGTATGCTTATGGGACCGCTTTTTTTGTCACAACCGATGGCTATATGCTTACCAATCATCATGTGATCGTCGGGGCAGATAAGATCACTGTGACGCTCAATGACCGAACGGAGCTAGATGCAACCGTTATTGGCAGTGATGAACGCTCTGATGTGGCCGTGCTAAAAGTTACTGGTAGAGAGTTCCCAGCCTTACCCATTGGCGATTCTAATATTATCAAAGTTGGTGAACCGGTATTGGCTATTGGCTCGCCGTTTGGCTTTGATTATTCAGCATCTGCAGGCATTGTTAGTGCCAAATCACGCAACTTCTCTCGCGAGACCAGTGTCCCGTTTATACAAACTGATGTGGCATTGAATCCTGGTAATTCAGGTGGACCACTATTCAATCAACGTGGCGAAGTTATTGGTATCAACTCACGTATCTTTAGCGGCACGGGTGGTTATATGGGGCTATCGTTCTCCATTCCGATCGACGCGGCGATGGATATCTACCAGCAGCTCAAAACTAACGGCGAAGTAAAGCGTGCCTATTTAGGTATTTATCCACAGGATATTGATCGTAATTTGGCTGAAGCTTATAAGCTAGCCCGTCCTCAAGGTGCATTACTGACCCGAGTATCACCAGACTCACCGGCACAACAATCAGGCTTGAAGTCGGGCGATATTATTTTGCAGTATAATGATATCCAGATTATGCGTGCATCAGATTTACTGAATCTAATTAATCGGGCTCGTCCCAATGACTCATTTCGCGCGTTGATTCAGCGTGATGGTAAGCAAATGAGCATGGCGGGTAAGCTCAGTCATGCCCCAAAAGATGTACAGGCCCAAGGCCGTGACCAGCAAGACGATGACGTAAGCTTAGGGCTGCGTTTGCGCAGCTTAACCCCAGAGGAACAAGCAGAGCTGGCTGCCGACAATAAGACCGGCATATTGGTTACCGCCGTTGACCCGACAGGCCTCGCTGCGCGCTCAGGAATCTTGGCAGGGGACGTTATCACGAACTTTCACCAAAAACCTATCAAAAAGTTAACGGACTTTTCAAGCGCCATCTCAGCACTACCCAAAAAAGGAGTGGTCACCATTGAAGTAATGCGCCAAGGTCTTCCTAGCATCATTGGCTTGCGTATTGAGTAA
- a CDS encoding cation:proton antiporter domain-containing protein, with protein MDTALLLSGVVGIGIAAQWLAWYLKQPSILFLLLIGIIVGPVLGIFDPDLVLGELMFPFISLGVAIILFEGSLTLEFDEIKQHGTVVQMLVSVGVLITIAIVALSTYLLFDVDPLIALLFGALVCVTGPTVIMPLLRSVRPNKTISNILKWEGIIIDPIGAIAVVLVYEYIISGGEASSILLFAKIVVLATAIGLAGAWALAFLMRRHMVPEFLRNVFTLAFVLLLFSISNHLEHESGLLTVTVMGVALANWPKFPRDTILEFNESLTLLLISVLFIILAARVELESLLSIGFAGLVLLAIVMFIARPLSVWASSIGSDLKTNEKLMISWIGPRGIVAAAISSLFAIRLQEYDIQGVELLVPLVFIVIIGTVMIQGLGAKMVGNWLGVREPETNGILVVGSNPVALLVATSLKDQGFDVIVAHNNYTNIARARMSGLRTYFGNPISDHADHHLDLIGIGHLFAMSMDKEMNTLSEIHYRHEFGERRLFRLKFSDEKVRSERDDKQSNFHSQWLFGKDVTYTKLASMLSKKARIKITNITDSYSFEQYKADNKQFVPLYTVDKEGKIQIFTDKFDGTVSRDRKLIALVVDDDIQPRPVDVTAKQEQARAIADAEFEAKSKAPEKRKEKELPIDIVDESEQEQNKLVEHKENAAQDESLKTANIASPTVIEKTVKEVTDKKAALKEKVASVKTKGIVSENSATSKKTVSSSTNGNGSAPKTKKGALDPNRLPDTSNDKGAIKASPDEDLDK; from the coding sequence ATGGATACCGCCCTCTTGCTATCCGGCGTGGTTGGGATTGGCATTGCCGCCCAATGGTTGGCTTGGTATTTAAAGCAACCGTCCATTTTGTTTTTGTTACTGATTGGTATTATTGTTGGACCTGTTCTGGGCATTTTCGATCCTGATTTAGTCTTGGGTGAACTGATGTTTCCCTTTATCTCTTTGGGGGTCGCGATTATTTTGTTTGAAGGTTCGCTAACCCTAGAATTTGATGAGATCAAGCAACACGGTACTGTGGTACAGATGCTGGTATCGGTCGGGGTACTCATTACTATCGCCATCGTGGCACTATCAACTTATCTATTATTCGACGTTGATCCCTTAATCGCCTTGTTATTTGGTGCGCTGGTTTGTGTGACTGGCCCAACCGTGATTATGCCGCTCCTACGCAGTGTCCGTCCGAATAAGACTATTTCTAATATCTTGAAATGGGAAGGCATTATCATCGATCCAATCGGTGCCATTGCGGTGGTATTGGTTTATGAATATATCATTTCCGGCGGCGAGGCCAGTAGTATTTTGCTATTTGCCAAGATTGTAGTCTTGGCAACGGCTATCGGTCTGGCTGGCGCCTGGGCGCTGGCTTTCCTCATGCGCCGACATATGGTGCCTGAATTTTTGCGCAATGTGTTTACTCTAGCCTTTGTGCTGCTTTTGTTTTCGATATCGAATCATTTAGAGCACGAATCTGGCTTATTAACGGTCACGGTAATGGGGGTAGCGCTGGCCAACTGGCCTAAGTTCCCGCGTGATACGATTTTGGAATTTAACGAGTCGCTGACGCTGTTATTAATCTCGGTCTTATTCATTATTCTCGCCGCTCGTGTTGAGTTAGAGAGTCTATTGAGTATTGGCTTTGCAGGTCTAGTATTGTTGGCCATAGTCATGTTTATCGCCCGTCCATTATCAGTCTGGGCGTCCTCTATTGGCTCCGACCTAAAAACCAACGAAAAACTGATGATCAGCTGGATTGGCCCGCGCGGTATTGTCGCCGCAGCTATCTCCTCACTATTTGCCATTCGCTTGCAAGAGTATGATATTCAAGGCGTTGAGCTATTGGTACCGTTAGTATTTATAGTTATCATCGGTACCGTGATGATTCAGGGCTTAGGCGCAAAGATGGTTGGCAATTGGTTAGGCGTGCGCGAGCCTGAGACCAATGGTATTTTAGTAGTCGGCTCCAATCCCGTCGCACTATTGGTCGCCACGTCATTGAAAGACCAAGGCTTCGATGTCATTGTCGCTCATAATAACTACACCAACATTGCACGCGCGCGCATGAGTGGCCTGCGCACCTATTTTGGTAACCCAATTTCTGATCACGCTGATCATCACCTCGACTTAATCGGTATCGGTCATTTGTTCGCCATGAGTATGGATAAGGAAATGAACACCTTGTCTGAGATTCATTATCGCCACGAGTTCGGTGAAAGAAGACTCTTTCGACTCAAATTCAGTGATGAAAAAGTCAGAAGCGAACGCGATGATAAGCAATCAAACTTTCATTCCCAGTGGCTATTTGGTAAAGATGTGACCTATACCAAGCTGGCCAGCATGCTATCAAAAAAAGCGCGTATTAAAATTACCAATATTACTGACAGCTATAGTTTTGAGCAGTATAAAGCTGATAATAAGCAGTTTGTGCCACTCTATACCGTCGATAAAGAAGGTAAGATTCAAATCTTTACCGATAAGTTTGATGGTACTGTTTCGCGCGATCGCAAACTTATCGCTTTAGTGGTTGATGATGATATCCAGCCGAGACCCGTAGATGTCACTGCCAAACAAGAGCAAGCTCGCGCGATTGCAGATGCTGAGTTTGAAGCCAAATCTAAAGCACCTGAAAAGCGTAAAGAAAAAGAATTGCCTATTGACATAGTAGATGAGTCAGAGCAAGAGCAGAACAAGTTGGTAGAACACAAAGAAAACGCCGCGCAAGATGAATCACTCAAGACTGCCAATATAGCATCGCCAACAGTAATAGAGAAAACGGTTAAAGAAGTCACCGATAAAAAAGCCGCTTTGAAAGAAAAGGTAGCTAGTGTAAAAACTAAAGGCATCGTGTCTGAAAACTCAGCAACATCCAAGAAAACCGTTAGTAGCAGTACTAATGGTAATGGCAGTGCCCCCAAAACGAAGAAAGGAGCACTTGATCCCAATCGTCTGCCTGACACCAGTAATGATAAAGGCGCTATCAAGGCTAGCCCTGATGAAGACTTAGACAAATAA
- the tmk gene encoding dTMP kinase — protein sequence MSASLTAGSTQTDTDSATTNKAPARLEQQGRFISVEGTEGVGKTTAIQQLCARLQANDIDYLRTREPGGSPFAERLRSILLDPATDINDDTELLLLFAARCDHLQQIILPALQRGTWVICDRFIDSTIAYQGFGRAHGDSAVLTKIETLIAQFVPQLPELTLWLDLPVLEGMARAGKRSAADRFEQQATAFFTRVHEGFTTLAAEHPERIQRIDASGNADEVSMRVWQVMQTQFQLS from the coding sequence ATGTCAGCATCGTTAACCGCTGGTTCGACCCAAACTGATACTGACTCTGCTACTACCAATAAAGCGCCAGCTAGGCTAGAACAGCAAGGGCGCTTTATTAGTGTTGAGGGTACAGAAGGCGTGGGAAAGACCACCGCTATACAACAGTTATGCGCACGTCTACAAGCCAATGATATTGATTATCTACGCACACGTGAGCCGGGTGGCAGTCCTTTTGCTGAGCGGTTACGAAGTATATTGCTAGATCCTGCGACTGATATCAATGACGATACTGAGCTGCTGTTATTGTTTGCCGCACGTTGTGATCATCTGCAGCAGATTATTCTACCGGCATTACAGCGTGGGACTTGGGTGATATGTGACCGATTTATAGACTCGACCATTGCTTATCAGGGCTTTGGCCGTGCTCATGGTGACAGTGCTGTATTGACTAAGATTGAGACGCTCATTGCGCAGTTTGTTCCGCAATTGCCTGAGCTAACGTTGTGGTTAGATTTGCCCGTATTAGAGGGCATGGCACGGGCTGGCAAGCGCAGTGCCGCCGATCGCTTTGAGCAACAAGCAACGGCATTTTTTACACGAGTACATGAAGGCTTTACCACCCTTGCTGCTGAGCATCCTGAACGCATTCAGCGTATTGATGCGTCAGGTAATGCTGATGAAGTGAGCATGCGAGTGTGGCAAGTGATGCAAACGCAATTCCAGTTGAGTTAA
- the mltG gene encoding endolytic transglycosylase MltG, whose translation MSKLTPETPSNHSDDTPPNKKNGEINETVDTPIDSEPAAVDESRVQQEQTDSSADKIEADKAPATDISLIGAEKTSRHYETDHQSFFMQRGYQILLVVGLIAAFLLVMVYQTLFGRITQSQQMVTIEPGQTYYGLLPQWQNVPLFSASIAKFYIKSQVDAPLHAGIYQIPENPTVAEVLQVLEQGAKAAMVKVQIIEGKTSKDLYQALRDNKGIKKEVLTADADNASIAQALDLVGILPDSVINSDDPIVNHNLEGWFSPDTYYYGEGTSDKQVLTDLYKRQQQALAKAWENRAPDLPYKSPYEALVMASIIEKETSVAAERPIVSAVFNNRLNKGMRMQTDPTIIYGMGSRYEGNIRRKDIDEKTSYNTYQIDGLPPTPIALPSAASIEATLHPADSQALYFVATGNGGHKFTNSLAEHNQAVRDYLSVMREKKSQTPPQ comes from the coding sequence ATGAGCAAGCTAACACCCGAAACACCCTCCAATCACTCTGATGATACCCCACCAAATAAAAAAAATGGCGAGATTAATGAGACTGTTGATACACCGATAGACTCAGAACCAGCAGCAGTTGATGAGTCGCGCGTGCAGCAAGAGCAAACAGATTCGAGCGCCGATAAAATAGAAGCAGATAAAGCGCCAGCGACCGACATCTCATTGATCGGTGCAGAGAAGACTTCGCGACACTATGAAACAGACCATCAATCATTTTTTATGCAGCGCGGCTATCAGATATTGTTAGTGGTCGGGTTGATTGCTGCATTTTTATTAGTGATGGTTTATCAGACTCTGTTTGGACGTATTACCCAGTCGCAGCAGATGGTCACTATTGAGCCAGGCCAGACTTATTATGGGTTATTGCCGCAGTGGCAGAATGTTCCATTGTTTTCTGCCAGTATCGCCAAGTTTTATATCAAGTCGCAAGTCGATGCACCGCTACATGCTGGCATTTACCAAATACCTGAGAACCCAACGGTCGCTGAAGTGTTGCAAGTGTTAGAGCAAGGCGCAAAAGCGGCCATGGTAAAAGTGCAAATTATTGAAGGTAAAACCTCTAAGGATTTATATCAAGCGTTACGCGATAATAAAGGCATCAAAAAAGAAGTGCTGACCGCTGATGCAGATAATGCCAGTATTGCACAAGCATTGGACTTGGTTGGTATATTGCCGGACTCTGTAATTAATAGTGATGACCCTATCGTCAATCATAACCTTGAAGGTTGGTTTTCACCTGATACGTATTATTATGGTGAAGGCACCAGTGATAAGCAGGTACTGACGGACTTGTATAAGCGTCAACAACAAGCACTCGCTAAAGCGTGGGAGAATCGTGCACCAGATCTGCCCTATAAGAGCCCTTATGAAGCGCTAGTGATGGCCTCTATTATTGAAAAAGAAACCAGCGTCGCTGCAGAGCGTCCAATCGTTTCTGCGGTCTTTAACAATCGTTTGAATAAAGGCATGCGTATGCAAACTGATCCGACCATTATTTATGGTATGGGCAGCCGCTACGAAGGCAATATTCGCCGCAAAGATATTGATGAAAAAACATCTTATAACACCTATCAAATTGATGGCTTGCCGCCCACGCCAATTGCGCTACCTTCAGCAGCTTCTATTGAAGCGACCTTACATCCTGCTGATAGCCAGGCGCTATACTTTGTGGCAACTGGTAATGGTGGGCACAAATTTACCAATAGCTTGGCTGAGCACAATCAGGCGGTAAGAGATTATTTGAGCGTGATGCGTGAAAAAAAATCACAAACGCCGCCGCAATAG
- a CDS encoding DpnI domain-containing protein, which produces MDLNFDTKLATNYHSKSQIIRVLSEAWVKDHGYCPNCSVKPLAEFANNRPVADFYCANCNEQYELKSKKAKLSNVINDGAYDTMMQRISSEDNPSFFFLTYSAHQGDSAQYSVNNFLIIPKHFFKSDMIVKRKPLSPKAKRAGWIGCNIDLRQVPELGKVFLVKNQQVIPRDTVTQRFQQTLFLRGQTQRARGWTLDVWQCIDKLGANFSLNQVYTFAGELQLKYPDNHHIHDKIRQQLQILRDKGIIEFLGGGNYHKLN; this is translated from the coding sequence ATGGACTTAAACTTTGATACTAAGTTAGCTACCAACTACCATTCAAAATCACAAATTATTCGTGTGCTTAGTGAAGCCTGGGTAAAAGACCATGGTTACTGTCCTAATTGTAGCGTTAAACCGTTGGCTGAATTTGCTAATAATCGACCAGTTGCAGACTTTTATTGTGCGAATTGTAATGAGCAATACGAGCTTAAAAGTAAAAAGGCCAAGTTAAGTAATGTGATTAACGATGGCGCTTATGACACCATGATGCAACGCATTAGTAGTGAAGATAATCCAAGCTTTTTCTTTTTGACCTATTCAGCGCATCAGGGTGACTCAGCACAGTATAGCGTCAATAACTTTCTAATCATTCCTAAGCATTTTTTTAAGTCGGATATGATTGTGAAGCGTAAGCCTTTATCACCCAAGGCAAAACGTGCTGGTTGGATTGGCTGTAATATCGACCTACGCCAAGTGCCAGAATTAGGCAAAGTGTTTTTGGTCAAAAACCAACAAGTGATACCAAGAGATACTGTCACCCAAAGGTTCCAGCAAACGCTATTTTTACGTGGGCAAACGCAACGTGCGCGTGGCTGGACATTGGATGTTTGGCAGTGTATTGATAAGCTTGGTGCAAATTTTTCTTTGAATCAGGTTTATACTTTTGCAGGCGAGCTACAACTCAAGTATCCTGATAACCATCACATTCATGACAAAATCCGTCAGCAGCTGCAAATTTTACGAGATAAAGGCATTATTGAATTTTTGGGAGGCGGTAATTATCACAAATTAAACTAA